Part of the Aquarana catesbeiana isolate 2022-GZ linkage group LG12, ASM4218655v1, whole genome shotgun sequence genome, tctaacgaacggacttgcctacatacgatcacacaaaagtccgacggattcgtacgtgatgaagtacaccggactaaaataaggaagttgatagccagtagccaatagctgccctagcgtcggtttttgtccgttggactagcatacagacgagcggatttctgggaccGGCGGAGTTataacgtaaagatttgaagcatgttccaaatctaaagtcagtcagaaTTGTGGTTggaaaagtccattgaaagtccggggaagcccacacacgatcggattgtccgccggctttggtccgtcgacgtctgtcggacttttgtagacgaaaattTACAGACTATAATTTACAGTCCTATCAATGTTTGCATTGTGCATCGGATGAAACAGACTTCTCCTCCCAATCTGTAAGGATATCAGACAGGCAGGATAGAATGTTCAACCCTACCTAATATAGAGCAACCATGGGCTGATGCAAGTGCTGTATGTCTGGGTCTGTCAAATGGGGCCATATTCCTGCATGGTCAAAACTGTCAAAAATTAGGCTTCCCAACTCTACTGATGAATTGGGACAGCTAGTCAAATCTTAGATAAAGCAACTCTCACAGAGAGATAAGAACATGGATGGTACTGtacttgtagttcctctgcaatagatCAGATTTTACAGATTTATTTGTCCACCTTTTGACTTTCTCTGGTTTCCTTCAGACCCCAGAACATGTTGCAGAACATCTCATAGCAGAAGAAGGTGAGTCCAGTTGAAACAGCAGCTTTGAGCAGACTTGGGGACAATCCTTTGAAGAAACCCCTAAAGCCTTCTTCCATGTAGATACGATATACACAATCTCCGAGACTCCGGTACGTTCTGACCTGATGGAATAATTAAGCCAGAATAATAGTATTCATATGTATAGTGGCTTGCTTAGGAAAAACAGGAAACAAGCATTCATGAAAAGATAGTAAGATGACATTACAGGGAAAAAGGCCTTTATTTAGAGGAAAGAAACCCAAATTTCTAAATTTATCAGACGCAAGATAGCTGATGTGGTCTCATGGGACGTACTTTTTTCACCAATATGCCATGACCAACCATAAGTAGATTAGTTCCAATCATGTaatgcagggcttgacaaatttgctttgaatctaggagccagctaaaaaaaaatgagGAGCCAGAACGACAAAGCCTCTTCTCTTATGTAGCCCtatgacaccctagagaataaaatagtaatagttccaattttttatgtcacacgaaaggtctaggaaacacatttcagtaaaaaacacaaatgttttaGTTAAAGTTATTTTAGGGAGCACAAAACCCCAAAAAATCtgccaatttttggtaaaatataaatgccaaggttgcaccaagtaaatagaaacccaacatgtcaaaccttaaatttgcgtgtgCTTgtaaaatggtgacaaacttcagtaccctatattttctatagctAACGCtacggcaatatgtaacatgtatatcgcaatcaacgttttcaggcgTAGGCGCCCCAATGCACGCGCTTACGTTTGTAAGTGcatatatggaggggggggggggggcattttatgTACTTGGGTGTAACTTTTAATGTATGGAAGCATCCGGGAGGCAGCGCAGCTGCCCGAATGCCTCCATCCAACAAGTAAACTGCCCGGCACTCCATGTCCCGGGCGTCGGGTGATGGGAATTGTGCATCCCTGCACCTGGTGCCAAAAATGAATGGGCTGGCAAAAGTGTGTAGATTAATCAACAGATCTACAGACATTCTCACACAGGGggtaggcaggccatacacgattggaatctcggccggttcagcagcaaCCAGCCaagatttaaaccatgtatgggcaggctgaatgaaccaagttgattgatcgatcaacttgggtacaactagcatgCCGGGTCTTACctacgattatcgctagcggcggctatagccactagcaataatcactgtcttctccctaaCGGAGCTGCCGTCACTGAGAGAGACATAGTTGAAAttcaggctggacttcaaacatgtatTTCCCTCTTTATTGCCTTTACACAGGATGTAAAGGATTAGTAGTTTATGGGAAGCTGATAACATTGCTGAGTTCAGTTCACAGGAAGTGACACGCACACTGTATTCCTGGCAAGACCAGCGTGcgttttctgtacttgccaaaaaagttttttttctaaaaaataaaaatgaaagcagccaccacatctaaagactggtaagctaggTATAGTTATCCTTTAGCCCCAGTTCccaccagtgtggctttgaaatcgcactacttcagtgcgatttcaaagctgcagatcagtgtgatttggatgtgcaatttcattgcaggctgcaacttcatttaacagaagtcaatgcaatttGCAATGAAATCACAAAAAAGCAATGCAGGAATCTTCTTCAAAGTCGCTTCGACTTGAGTTGAAACAATTTGAATGGTTCTATTGCCgcaaatagggtgcgacttgtcatgcgattttgaactgtcaaattgcattgGTGTGAACGAGGGCTGAAGCCCAGCTAATTGCGGGTTATGGTCAGTcatacaaaaagtaaaaatatagtcATCCCTGTGCTCTATCATCCCACCAACAAGCACTCTGTGTAAACACCTGACTGACAGCACTTTCCTATACTCTTCATACTACCACTGCACAATAGCTGTTAGAAATGTTAGAATGGTGGTAATATGTAAAGATACATTTGAAGTTGAAGTCTAGTTATATAAAACAATCTATACCTTTAGTGAGCTAACTTACCCCTACCCGTTGTGCAGACAGCTGGATCCTGTAAACATCTTCTATAGAgggatgccccgtcctcttcctactTCGCTTCTGGTGCTGTCAGAGTTAACAGCTTTGGGTCTTCTGTGAAGATGTTGTGAAACATTTCTGTATGAGGACCCGCcgcctttaaaaaacatttttttaattgctttCATTGACTGTAGTACAATCTGTGACTGTGGGAAGAATCTGATGAGTAAGTGGATTTTCTCCCTCATTCACAGATCGTGTTACAGGCAATGAAAATTTTTTTCTCAATAGAGGAAGAGGGAAGAGAGGGCGAGTCCTGGTCAGGAACTATTTCGAAGCAGTTTCACCGAAGACCAAAAGCTAAtaactccagcagtgctggaagttcagagacaggaagaggacagggcattcttgcaagatttctacagaatccagctgCATGTGGTATGTCCTTCCTTACAGGCAAATTAAATCACTAAAACTATAGAGAATGGCTTTAACTATTTGTTCATGAATACATACTGTAacaggattaaatgtgtgcctttTGTATTCTCTCATAGCTTTGCTTTAAttcttttaatgtatttttatattttgctcAATGACACATGCAATGCATTCCCATCCCTAGCCCAAGAAGTAGAAGTTCTTACCTCTCCAAATGCTGCTCTTGCCTGCTCAAATCCCCCAACCTGGAGCCTTTTTTTAAGCAGATCCAGCGGATAAGTGGCTGTTTTACTAATCACTCCAGCCCCACTACCACAAAGGAGGTTCTTCAAGTTACCTGTTTAGAGAATATAAGTAAAAAAGTAACCATTTATATGTGTAGTAGAAAATATAAAAGTTGAGAAATAAGACCATTTGAACAGGAACAGAGGAAATTAAATTACGTTCCGTTTTAATTCCctaaaagtagaagtccaccctaaaactaaaatccctgcatctacagacattgacgatctaacactaatctatctagccctgtaaagaaatcaGTATAATTACCTTTTCTGCAGccaatcccatgctgagctgtcatctGCGGtttcgctgtggaggtgggtgaAGAGCACACATCCGACAacgaaagccccatagtaagtctataggtgatgtcacttcccattcatttcacagccgttgccggccgtgtcctctgcagagcttccaccactggaggtcggatcagcttcagaaaaggtatgtataccgatttcttctatacagggctagataggttagggatgcagggattttagttttagggtggacttacactttaaattaATAATCCACTACTTTCAGCATCTTTTGTAATACATAGCCTCTCTCTGTCCAGGTTCTGTTGCGTAAAAGATTATACGAAGCTAATACAGAGTCAGATTTCACAAACGTATACATTTAAATAtacttaaacaaatttttttttcatatttccctAAAATTAAGCTTTAAAAGCAACCTGTGCTGAAATCAGAAGACAGAATTTCTGATAATTTCACATGTTAGCTGGATTGAAGAACCTTCCAGTGCTTGTTCCCCTATagcttaggtttttttttatcacctgcttttttttttttcatatcaacgTTTTCCTTTTTACTATATTGAAAACACATATTAGATATCAGCACCATCCTATAACAGAAATGGGTACAtacgtataatatatatatatatatatatatatatatatatatatatatatatatatatatatatatatatgtatatgaatacAGTTACCACTAGCTAGACACTTTATAGAGAAGGGGAATACAATGTCCCAGTTAAAATTCATGGTGCTGGAAGGCATTAATAAAAACAGGAGAGGTGATGTTCGTGAACTAATTTTAAGAAAACGTAAGGCTCATTGGATAAATTTTAATACTATTACTCCAAAAGGTTTAAATACAGATTTGGATCTTTATATATTTGTACGATTTATAATACATTATCTATAAAAGTATTTTATGGTATCCTTCTAAATATTTGGATTatgttttttacatatgtatatatattttttctacagaATGACAATGTGATGGTTCCTGAGTGAATAGTGAGATGAGTCTCTACATGGTTAACCATTTGTATATCAGTGGTGTGAAATGATTAATGAACGAAGGATTAAAATTGTACTAATGAGCAATTAACCAtagattgattccatatgtgattttttggggaaaaatgtaGAATTGCAATGTCTGTGATCAAAATGTTAGATGAGGAAGGGAGTGAGCATGCGAGTCCTAAACGGAAATCTTTTTGAACACTTTCTGAGATGTAACTTTCCAAATCTTCGAACGAATAAATGAGGTTTTTAAATGCAGCAATCCTTTGGACTTTTTTGCTTATAcgtatggtcagtgggaagacctgattgctttgCACTAATTGTGGACCGGGTGCAGCTTTCCttaacaatataatatatatatatatatatatatatatatatatatatatatatatatatacacacacacacacacacacacacacacacagtatctcacaaaagtgagtacaccctcacatttttgtaaatattgtattatcttttatatgtgacaacactgaagaaatgacactttgctacaatgtaaagtagtgagtgtacagcttgtatgacagtgtaaatttgctcttcccccaaaataactcaacacacagtcactaatgtctaaaccgctggcaacaaaagtgagtacacccctatgtaaaaaatgtccaaattgggcccagttaaccattttccctccccagtgtcatgtgactcgttagtgttacaacgtctcaggtgtgaaaggggagcaggtgtgttaaattttgtgttatcgctctcactctctcacactggtcactggaagtttaacatggcacctcatgacaaaaaatgctctgaggatctgaaaacaaagaattgttgctctacataaagatggcctagactataagaagattgccaagactctgaaacttagctgcagcacagtggccaagacaggacaggttccactcagaacaggcctctccatggtcgaccaaagaagtagagtgcacatgctcagcgtcatatccagaggttgtctttgggaaatagacgtatgagtgctgccagcattgctgcagaggttgaaaggggtggggggtcagcctatcagtgctcagaccatacgctgcatcaaactggtctgcatggctgtcgtcccagaaggaagcctcttcttaagatgatgcacaagaaagcccgcaaaacagtttgctgaagacaagcagactaaggacatggattactggaaccgtatcctgtggtctgatgagaccaagataaacttatttgtttcagaaggtgtcaagcgtgtgtggtggcaaccaggtgaggcgtacaaagacaagtgtgtcttgcctgtagtcaagcatggtggtggaagtgtcatggtctggggctgcatgagtgcttccggcactggggagctacagtttattgggggaaccatgaatgtcgacatgcactgtgacatacaaccccaaacacacctccaagacgactacggccttgctaaagaagctgagggtaaaggtgatggactggccaagcatgtctccagacctaaaccctattaagcatctgtggggcatcctcaaacggaaggtggaggagcgcaaggtctctaacatccaccagctctgtgatgtcatcatggaggagtggaagaggactccagtggcaacctgtgaagctctggtgaactccatgcccaagagggttaaaggcagtgctggaaaataatggtggccacacaaaatattgacactttgggccaaatttggacattttcacttagaggtgtactcacttttgttgccagtggtttagacattaatggctgtgtgttgagttattttgaggggacagctaatttcacactgttatacaagctgtatactcactactttacattgtagaaaagtgtaatttcttcagtgttgtcacatgaaaagatagaataaataaaataataaaaaataataaataataaaatatttacaaaaatgtgaagggtgtactcacttttgtgagatactgtacacacacacacacacacagcataattATCCACTTCAGGTCTGGAAcatttttaccccccttcatgactaggccatcttttgcaatatggcactgtattactttaactgacaattgcactgtcatgcgacgctgtacccaaatacattttaggcctttttttccccccacaaatagagctttcttttggtggtatttgatgacctcagcggtttttattttttgcgctataaacaaaaaaagagcaacaattttgaagaaaaaaaaaaacaatattttttactttctgctatgaaacatatccaataaaaaatgtaaacaaaaatctaatttcttcataaatttaggccaatatgtattctgctacatgtttttgtaaaaaaaatcacaaaaagtgtatattgatcagTTTGTGCAAAAgagcttgtttacataggcagatcgccgttctgcctctgtgctgaaCGATGagtgggtgccagtggacatcaagtccgcggtacccacagatcagctcccgctgtgtttaatcacagtgggagcgtgtCACCAGCGGTGAACATGCGTATCCCACACCTGAAAGTgtaggatcacatactaggtatgtgatccagtgCAGCAGTGCCACCCTGCCGCTATATAAGTTatatggatggcaagtggttatacTGTATCTTCATACACACACAATTTACTTATCCATAAGAATCTTTAATTAATGACTGTAACTAGTTGTGGAAAAGAATAGAGGATGACATCTGAACATGCCATCAGGTTTCAGCACCTCTTTTATCATGGTCTGGTGGTGAGGCAGCATTCCAAACTCTCTGCAACAGATTATAGAAAGAGAACTGAAGGCCGGCATATGGAAACACTGCTAAAAGAGTAGGACTGAGCCCCCGGTAGAATGTGAGAAATCCTTCTGTCTTGAACATAGTGACAATGGCATGGCGGAGTGTTCTATACACCTTGGAAAGAAACAGTAAATTAGATGTGCTTCGCATTTTATAGAAGATCATTATGTACACAGAACTGTTCTTCCCAAAACAAATGGACTGTAAAAAGAGACAGTATTCATAACATatggatatatactgtacatctgttGTAGGGTTTTACATTTAGTATTTTTTTATGCTCAGAAACATTTCGCATTCATCACACATCAGCTAAGGGAAAGTGATCACATTTGTTCTTACCTGTAGATAGGTACTATGTAGGCAGCATTTGCAAAATGTTTATGAAATAATAGAGGCTTCAATACTTTCTAGGTCACTCAGTGCAAGTATTCAGATCAGGAGGTCTGACTTAATTCTGACTTGTGAGGTCTGTACTTGTTCCAGGGCTGTCTCTCAAAGTACCAAAAAGTACCACAGGCAACAGGCATCAAGCATgcattttcagaaggtcagcaCTGGCATGTCTCTCATTTCAGGATTcctttattaaattaaattatagACTCATTGTAGAAGATTTACTAACTGTAgagaacacagaatctggtgcagctgtgcatagtaatagaaccacaaaaaaaaaaaaaaaagaaactgcaaaTCATGCATTACTACAATGCATCGGTATCAATATTGGTCTGGGTTATCGCATAAAAAAAGATATACGCCTAGGTTCATTCCCCTGGATGGAGACCAATGGTGCTCCAAAGTTTAGTGTCTTCCTGGCACTTTAAACAGCATGAGAGTATGTGGTGAAGAGCCGCCAACTCGTCCTTCCGATAAAGGTACTTTATTAATAAAGGGTACAGTGTGCAAGGTACAGCAGCTTACGCGTTTTGGTACAAACCTTTATTCATAGCCATGTGTTATTGCATGCCTTTCCGTGTACTGACAAggcttaattaaccacttcagccccggaccattatgctgcctaaggaccagacgactttttccaatttggcactgcgttgctttaactgctaatagcgcggacatgcaatgctgtacccaaacgaaatttgcgtccttttcttcccacaaatagagctttcttttgatggtatttgatcacctctgccgtttttattttttgcgctataaacggaaaaagaccgaaaattttgaaaaaaaattatattttctactttttgttacaaaaaaaatccaataaactcaattttagtcatacatttaggccaaagtgtattcggccacatgtctttggtaaaaaaaatgtcaataagtgtatatttattggtttgcgcaaaagttagcgtctacaagctagggtacattttctggaatttacacagcttttagtttatgactgcctatgtcatttcttgaggtgctaaaatggcagggcagtacaaaacccccccaaatgaccccattttggaaagtagacaccccaaggaaattgctgagaggcatgttgagctcattgaatattaattttttttgtcccaagtgcttgaataatgacaaaaaaataaataaaaaaaattacaaaaagttgtcactaaatgatatattgctcacacaggccatgggcatatgtggaattgcaccccaaaatacattcatctgcttctcctgagtacggggataccacatgtgtgggactttttgggagcctagccgcgtacggggccccgaaaaccatgcaccgccttcaggatttctaagggcgtaaatttttgatttcactcctcactacctatcacagttttgaagaccataaaatgcccagatggcacaaccccccccccccccccaaatgaccccattttggaaagtagacaccccaatctatttgctgagaggtatgttgagtccatggaatattttatattttgacacaagttgcgggaaagtgacaatttttttttttttgcacaaagttgtcactaaatgatatattgctcacacaggccatgggcatatgtggaattgcaccccaaaatacatttagctacttctcctgagtatggggataccacatgtgtgggcggtgcttggttttcggggtcccgtaagtggctaggctcccaaaaagtcgcacacatgtggtatccccgtactcaggagaagcaacagaatgtattttggggtgaaatttcacatattcccatggcatgtttgagcaa contains:
- the SLC25A19 gene encoding mitochondrial thiamine pyrophosphate carrier; the protein is MVGYDPDSKRHLLSTTEVATAGSLSGLVTRAFISPLDVIKIRFQLQIEGLSRQGAHGKYSGIVQAFRLILKEEGLPGFWKGHVPAQLLSVAYGAVQFVSFEALTEGIHTSTSLDTRAPAVHFMCGGLAACSATLTVQPLDTLRTRFAAQGEPKVYRTLRHAIVTMFKTEGFLTFYRGLSPTLLAVFPYAGLQFSFYNLLQRVWNAASPPDHDKRGNLKNLLCGSGAGVISKTATYPLDLLKKRLQVGGFEQARAAFGEVRTYRSLGDCVYRIYMEEGFRGFFKGLSPSLLKAAVSTGLTFFCYEMFCNMFWGLKETRESQKRKK